GGCAGAAGGACGCCGGCATCTGGGAGATGCGCGGTGAACCGGAGCACTTCCTGCACTCGCGGCTGATGTGCTGGGTGGCGCTGGATCGCGCGCTGCGCCTCGGTGAAAAACGCTCGCTGCAGATGCCCGCCGAACGCTGGCGCGAGGCGCGCGACGCCATCCGCCAGGATATCTGGGACAATTTCTGGTGCCCGGAGCGCGGCCATTTTGTCGCCACGCAGAACGGCAGGTTTGTCGATGCCTCGATGCTGCTGATGCCGCTGGTACGCTTCGTCGCCGCCACCGATCCGGACTGGCTGGCAACGCTGGACGCCATCAAACGCTATCTGGTGCGCGACGGCATGGTGCGGCGCTATAACGTCGAAGAGACCCCGGCCGACGGGCTGCAGGGGGATGAGGGGGCGTTCGCCGCCTGCTCGTTCTGGTACGTGGAGTGCCTGGCACGCGCCGGCCGGCTGGAGGAGGCCCACTTTGAGTTCGAGAAGCTGCTCAGCTACGCTAACCCGCTGGGGCTGTTTGCCGAAGAGTTCGACAGCCGCGGGCACGCGCTGGGCAACACCCCGCAGGCGCTAACCCATCTGGCGCTGATCAGCGCGGCTTATTTCCTCAACCGCCGCCTGGACAATCAGGATCCGCAGTGGCAGCCCTGAAAAAGCCGCCCCGGGGGCGGCGAACTGCTGACTTTAGCGACAGTTGAGCGTAAAGATAGTTCAGCAGGATAAATCCAGGTTTCCCCTGACGCAATAATGCACATATAATGCGCAACCGGCCTTAAAGGCCGGATTGGGTCGTTTATCAACAGTCTACATGGCGCTACACCTGAATTTATGAAAAAGACCATTCGTGCGTTTGTCACCCTGTTTCTGGCCGCAGCGGCAGTCAGCCACTCCGCCTTTGCCGTGGTTTATCCCCTGCCGCCGGCCAACAGCCGCCTGACCGGAGAGAACCTGGAAATCACCATTCCTGAGGACAGCAAGCTGCCTCTGGAAGCCTTTGCCGCCCAGTATCAGATGGGGCTGAGCAATATTCTGGAAGCCAACCCGGGCGTGGACGTTTACCTGCCGAAGGCGGGCAGCAAACTGATCATCCCTCAGCAGCTGCTGCTGCCGGATGCGCCGCGTGAGGGCATCGTGATCAACAGCGCCGAAATGCGCCTCTACTACTACCCGAAAGGCAAGAAAACCGTGGTGGTGCTGCCAATCGGCATCGGCGAACTGGGTAAAGATACCCCGGTGAACTGGACCACCACCGTTCAGCGTAAGAAAGACGGCCCGACCTGGACGCCGACCAAAAAGATGCACGCCGAGTACGCCGCGCGCGGTGAGACCCTGGCCCCGGTGTTCCCGGCCGGCCCGGATAACCCGATGGGCCTGTACGCGCTCTACATCGGCAACCTGTATGCCATCCACGGTACCAACGCCAACTTCGGTATCGGCCTGCGCGTCAGCCACGGCTGCGTGCGCCTGCGCGCCGACGACATCAAGTGGCTGTTCGACAACGTGCCGGTCGGCACCCGCGTGCAGTTTATCGACCAGCCGGTGAAGGCCTCGGTTGAGCCGGACGGTTCGCGCTACGTCGAGATCCACAATCCGCTGTCCGAGACCGAAGAGCAGTTTAAATCCCGTGAGCCGGTGCCGCTGACGCTGAGCGCGGCGGTTAACAAGGTGGTAAGCGACGCCAGCGTCAATACCACCGCGATGGAAGACGCGCTGAAGCTGCGCTCCGGTATGCCGGTGAAGGTTAACGGTCCGGCGGATGAGAACATCACCCAGCCGGTCGCCGTGCCGGAGCAGGATGGCGCGCTGCCGAAAGAGGAGCCAATGACCCCGGTGACCACCGAAGGCGCTAACGTGGTGGCCCCGGCCGCGACCGATGCCGCTCAGCCGGTAACCACTGAAGCGGCTCAGCCTGCAACCGATGCTGCACAGCCTGCGGCAACCGACGCTGCGCCAGCCGATCAGACTGCCGCTCCGGCCATTCAGGGCCTGACCCAGCCTGGCCCGGTCTACAGCCAGCCGAAGTAAAGACTTAACTGCCAGGGCATCGTTGTATGCCCTGGTGCAAGGTCGGCCGTTGGCGGGCAGATCGCCGGGTCGCCGTGAACCCCTCCCTGGGGGCTCGGATGCCGCATCCTTGCGGCATACGCCCGGCTAACCTGTCCCCCCAACGGCCTCCCACTTAGGCTGTCTAATCGCTGTTTTATAAGTCAAAAAAATCCAAACCAAAACATCAATCCAGGTCCAGGTCCAGATCCAGGTACAGGTCCAGGTACAGGTCTTAATCCAATCTAATCTAATCTAATCTAATCTGCAGCCAGCAATAATCGATATCCAGGCCAGTGATCAGGATTGCGTTCTGACCTTAATCTGGCCAAATCCTGTTGATCGGCATCAAAGGGGACTTAGAGTCAGCGACTTAAATTTACAGGGCAATCGGGATAATCCGCCTACGCCTCATCACTCTTTATCGCGCCTGCGCAGTACCAGCCAGGCCGCCGCGACGGTAAACAGCGTGACCAGCAGCACCAGCAGCAGGAAGCCGTGCGGGTTGTTGGCCAGCGGTACGCCGCCGACGTTCATGCCAAAGAAGCCGGCCACCAGGTTGATCGGCAGCGCCAGCACGGTGATCAGCGTCAGGGTAAACAGCGTGCGGTTGCTCTGCTCCAGCTGCTGCGCGGTGACCTCTTCCTGCAGCAGGCGGATGCGTTCGGTCAGGCCGTTGAGGTCGTTCAGCACCACGGTGAACTCTTCGGTGAACTGGCGCAGCTCCTGTACCACGCTGAAGTGCAGCCAGGCCGGCGGCCGGTTGAGCAGGCGAAACAGCGCCGCCGGCTCCGGGGCCAGCAGGCGCTGGTAGCGGATCAGCGTGCGGCGCAGCCGCCCCAGCTCGGCGCGGTTGCTTTTGCTGTGCTGGCCGAGCAGGCGCTCTTCGATCCGATCGACGTAAAGGCTGGACTGCCGCACGATCAGCCCCAGCAGATCCTCCTGCTCCGCCAGCAGCTGGGCCAGCAGTTCGGTGGAAGATCGCAGCCCCAGTTCGGGCAGACGGCGCTGCAGCTGCTCGACCAGCCGCACCGGTTTATGTCGTGCGCTGACCACCAGCCCGTCGCGGCACCAGATCCACAGCGTAGCGTTCTCTTCGCCGCTTTCACGCGGGTCGAAGTTGACGTCGTTCAGCACCGCCATCAGCGCGTCGTTTTGCCGTTCAATGCGGGTGCTGTGCGAGCCGTGCTGGATCTCATCAAAGAAATCATCATCGACGGCGAAATGGGTTTTCAGCCAGCGCGGCGCGGCGGCGTGGTTGAGGTTTACGTGCAGCCAGAGGAAGTTGCCCTCCTGCTGCGGGCCTTGCCAGGCTTCGCAACACTGCTGCACCGTCAGTACCTGGGGCGGCTGTTCGCTGATAAACCGATAGCCGTAAATCAATCCGGAAACATCGTCACTGAAGTCAGTTTTTTGCCGCAGCAGCGGCAGGCGTTCGGTCATAGGGGTACCCGGCGGGGCAGGTGACGGCAATGGCTCTATCCTGCCGCAGGTTGATGACGTTTTTGTTACAGGCGGCACCGTTTGCGCAAATTCCCGCCGACACCGTCATTTTTCTGTCACACAAACTGCGTATTACCAAGGGTAACTTTTTTCATCCCTGCGGTGCACCACCGCCACCCCCAACGGTGCCTTTGATTCCGGAGCCCGATCATGTCTATGCAAGGCAATGAATTTAAATCAGAAAATTTTCACCAGCGCCTGTTGCAGGAGTTTTACGACAGCTACGATGAGGAGCTGGAGATGGAGCTTGACGACATTCGATTCGGCGACGGCAGCGAGATGGCGCCGGACGAGAAGGCGTGGCGTAAGTACTATTTCCGCGAGCTGCTGCGTCTGCAGGGCGAGCTGCTGAAGATGCAGGACTGGGTGATGCGTACCGGCCACCGGCTGGTGATTATTTTCGAGGGGCGCGATGCGGCGGGTAAAGGTGGGGTGATTAAACGCATTACCCAGCGTCTGAATCCGCGCACCTGCCGGGTGGCCGCCCTGCCCGCCCCTAACGATCGCGAGCGCACGCAGTGGTATTTCCAGCGCTATATTGCCCATCTGCCGGCCGCCGGTGAGATGGTGCTGTTTGACCGCAGCTGGTATAACCGCGCGGGCGTTGAGCGGGTGATGGGCTTTTGTAACGAGCAGGAGGTGGAGGAGTTTTACCGCAGCGTGCCGGAGTTTGAGAAGATGCTGACCCGCAGCGGGATTCAGATCGTGAAGTACTGGTTTTCGATTACCGATGAGGAGCAGGAGCTGCGTTTCCTGAGCCGTATTCACGATCCGCTGAAGCAGTGGAAGCTGAGCCCGATGGATCTGGAGAGCCGCCGTCGCTGGGAGGAGTATACCGAGGCGAAGGAGGAGATGCTGGAGCGCACCAATATTGATGAGGCGCCGTGGTGGGTGGTGCAGGGCGTGGATAAGAAGAAGGCGCGTCTGAACTGCATCAGCCATTTGTTGCGTCAGGTGCCGTATGAGGATGCCGCGCCGAAGTCGATTACGTTGCCGGAGCGTGAGCGCCACGATGAGTATCGTCGCAGCCCGGTGCCGGAAGGGATGATTGTGCCCGAGGTGTACTGAATCGGGGTATCGCGTTGCTGTCGGTTAGTCGCTGCGGGTGTGTTGCTTTTGTCGCTGTGCTTTCACTTGTTGCTGTTGCGTTGCTGTGGGTTAGTCGCTGCGGGAACGGTGGCAGACGTGGCGGGTTATTGCGTGGCTGTGGGTGAGTCGCTAAGGGAGCCGTGATCGGGCGTATCGGGGATATCCGGAACACGGACACGCCGTAAACCCATCCATGGGGGCTTGGCATCGCCCATCCATGGGCGCTGACAGTCCGCTTATCCGGATATCCCCGATTGCCTTTGAGCTGCTGAGTCGCTGTTGGGTGAGTTGCTTTTATCGCTGTGCGTTTAATTGTTGCTATTGGGTTGCTGTGGATTAGTTGCTGCGGGTGCGGTAGCAGACATGTCGGGTTATTACGTGGCTGTCGGTCAGTCGCTGCGGGAGCCGTGATCGGGCGTATCGGGGATATCCGGAACACGGACACGCCGTAAACCCATCCATGGGGGCTTGGCATCGCCCATCCATGGGCGCTGACAGTCCGCTTATCCGGATATCCCCGATTGCCTTTGAGCTGCTGAGTCGCTGCGGGTGTGTTGCTTTTACAGCGGCGTTCGCTCTGGCAGTCATGTGGCTGTTAGTGAGGTGTTTTTGGCTGTTTTTTGTCCGTTAGTGGATCGCTGTGAGAGCCGGGATTGCGGGTAGTATGCTACTTTCATCTTCGAAGCGCAGGCTGAGCATCTCGATTTTCTCTACCAGGATCCACATGAGTACATCGCGCGTTATCGGCTGACGGAGTTCAGTTATCGCGTAGGCCAGCGCCCGGCACTGATCGCATAATTCGGTATCGTCCAGGCTGGCTGAATCGGAAATTCCGTAGTTCATTTTGCACCTCCGTTTAAAGAGGTGGCTGGATATTGCGCTGAAACAGTGGTGATAACTGTCTCATTAGAAATAGTCTTTCTGATCATGATGTCGTCTCTTCTGTATACGGGACTGACGTCAGAAACTCGTATTCTCAGATCTGCCAGAAAGAACAGGCATTCGCCACAGAGAAAATGATGATTCTGACGCAAATCCTCCCCGGCTTAATTAAGCCGGGAGATTGTGCCAGGAAGACGTCAAGAACGCCCTCGCTCATTGCTCTGTTATCAGAACGCCAATTCTGATATCGACTGGTGTCGACAAAACTAATTTACGCCTGAATATCTTTATTGCCAGTGGATATTCAAGCCAATTTAAGAAAATGGAAGACGGCTCGAAAACTAATGTAATACCGGTGAAATCAACAAACCCTGTTTGTTTTTACTAACAGCGAAACGGCTGCGTGGAGGATTCGCGGTATGGGGACAGGTTAGCCGGGCGTACGGCGCAGGACGCGCCGTCCGAGCCTCCATGGACGGATGATGTATTGCAGCCCGGATGTTCGGGCTGCAATACATCAACGGCGTCCCGGCGTTCTGACCCCATACCGCGAGCCCCGGCACCCAATCCGCAGCTGTGCTTTTAGCTAAGCAACGACTTCAGCCTCCCGGCGTTTCGCCCCCATACTGCGAGCCCCGGCACCTAACCCACAGCAAGGCTTTTAGCTGCAAGCCACGGCTTTAGCGTCCCTACGTTCTGTCCCAATATATAGTAATAACTTGTCGCCAAACTTTGCAGGCTTTGTTAGCACGCTAAGGGTATGATAGTGGATTACTTAATCCTGTTTTTGGCTCCGCTTTATGTCCGCACCGGCTGCACTGACCTCTGCTCAACTGAACAAACGCATTATCTCCGTGGTGGTGTTCACCTTCTTCTGTTACCTGTCGATCGGCCTGCCGCTGGCGGTGCTGCCGGG
This portion of the Erwinia sp. E602 genome encodes:
- a CDS encoding L,D-transpeptidase family protein; this encodes MKKTIRAFVTLFLAAAAVSHSAFAVVYPLPPANSRLTGENLEITIPEDSKLPLEAFAAQYQMGLSNILEANPGVDVYLPKAGSKLIIPQQLLLPDAPREGIVINSAEMRLYYYPKGKKTVVVLPIGIGELGKDTPVNWTTTVQRKKDGPTWTPTKKMHAEYAARGETLAPVFPAGPDNPMGLYALYIGNLYAIHGTNANFGIGLRVSHGCVRLRADDIKWLFDNVPVGTRVQFIDQPVKASVEPDGSRYVEIHNPLSETEEQFKSREPVPLTLSAAVNKVVSDASVNTTAMEDALKLRSGMPVKVNGPADENITQPVAVPEQDGALPKEEPMTPVTTEGANVVAPAATDAAQPVTTEAAQPATDAAQPAATDAAPADQTAAPAIQGLTQPGPVYSQPK
- a CDS encoding transporter, whose protein sequence is MTERLPLLRQKTDFSDDVSGLIYGYRFISEQPPQVLTVQQCCEAWQGPQQEGNFLWLHVNLNHAAAPRWLKTHFAVDDDFFDEIQHGSHSTRIERQNDALMAVLNDVNFDPRESGEENATLWIWCRDGLVVSARHKPVRLVEQLQRRLPELGLRSSTELLAQLLAEQEDLLGLIVRQSSLYVDRIEERLLGQHSKSNRAELGRLRRTLIRYQRLLAPEPAALFRLLNRPPAWLHFSVVQELRQFTEEFTVVLNDLNGLTERIRLLQEEVTAQQLEQSNRTLFTLTLITVLALPINLVAGFFGMNVGGVPLANNPHGFLLLVLLVTLFTVAAAWLVLRRRDKE
- the ppk2 gene encoding polyphosphate kinase 2, whose amino-acid sequence is MSMQGNEFKSENFHQRLLQEFYDSYDEELEMELDDIRFGDGSEMAPDEKAWRKYYFRELLRLQGELLKMQDWVMRTGHRLVIIFEGRDAAGKGGVIKRITQRLNPRTCRVAALPAPNDRERTQWYFQRYIAHLPAAGEMVLFDRSWYNRAGVERVMGFCNEQEVEEFYRSVPEFEKMLTRSGIQIVKYWFSITDEEQELRFLSRIHDPLKQWKLSPMDLESRRRWEEYTEAKEEMLERTNIDEAPWWVVQGVDKKKARLNCISHLLRQVPYEDAAPKSITLPERERHDEYRRSPVPEGMIVPEVY